One stretch of Pelmatolapia mariae isolate MD_Pm_ZW linkage group LG3_W, Pm_UMD_F_2, whole genome shotgun sequence DNA includes these proteins:
- the LOC134624261 gene encoding zinc finger protein 814-like, whose protein sequence is MHQVIHTGERSFSCGDCGKSFTHSGSLKRHQLIHTGERPFSCDECGKSFTESGKLKGHQLIHTGERPFSCGDCGESFTRSGNLKRHQLIHTGERPFSCDECGMSFTHSGNLKTHQLIHTGERPFSCGDCGKSFTQSGHLKTHKLIHTGERPFSCGDCGESFTTSGKLKTHQLIHTGERPFSCDECGKSFTQSGSLKTHQLIHTGERLFSCDECGKSFTLSGNLKRHQLIHSGERPLSCGDCGKSFTLSGSLKRHQLIHSGERPFSCDKCGKSFTHSGNLKTHQLIHTGERPFSCDECGKSFTHSGSLKTHKLIHTGERPFSCDECGKSFTESGNLKTHKLIHSGEKPFSCDECGKSFTHISNLKTHQLIHSGVKAFTCDHCDQCGKQFTTNTKLRRHMFTHTEEQPYKCDLCEKTFKSPRYLKAHQQIHTRKTLQLQLL, encoded by the exons atgcatcaggtcatccacaccggagagagatcattcagctgtggagactgtggaaagtcttttacccactctggaagcttaaaacGACACCAactgatccacactggagagagaccgttcagctgtgacgagtgtggaaagtcttttaccgagtCTGGAAAGTTAAAaggacaccaactcatccacactggagagagaccgttcagctgtggagactgtggagagtcttttaccaggtctggaaacttaaaaagacaccaactaatccacactggagagagaccgttcagctgtgacgagtgtggaatgtcttttacccactctggaaacttaaaaacacaccaactgatccacactggagagagaccgttcagctgtggagactgtggaaagtcttttacgcagtctggacacttaaaaacacacaaactaatccacactggagagagaccgttcagctgtggagactgtggagagTCTTTTACCACATCTGGAaagttaaaaacacaccaactaatccacactggagagagaccgttcagctgtgacgagtgtggaaagtcttttacgcagtctggaagcttaaaaacacaccaactcatccacactggagagagactgttcagctgtgatgagtgtggaaaatcttttaccctctctggaaacttaaaaagacaccaactgatccacagtggagagagaccgctcagctgtggagactgtggaaagtcttttaccctctctggaagcttaaaaagacaccaactgatccacagtggagagagaccgtttAGCTGTGAcaagtgtggaaagtcttttacccactctggaaacttaaaaacacaccaactaatccacactggagagagaccgttcagctgtgacgagtgtggaaagtcttttacccactctggaagcttaaaaacacacaaactcatccacactggagagagaccgttcagctgtgacgagtgtggaaagtcttttaccgagtctggaaacttaaaaacacacaaactcatccacagtggagagaaaccgttcagctgtgacgagtgtggaaagtcttttacgcaCATttcaaacttaaaaacacaccaactcatccacagtggagttaaagcgttcacctgtgatca ctgtgatcagtgtggtaaaCAGTTTACTacaaacacaaagttacgacgtcacatgtttacccacactgaggaacaaccttataaatgtgacctgtgtgagaagacttttaaatctccacgtTACCTGaaagcacaccaacagatccacaccagaaagactctacaattgcagttactgtga
- the LOC134620934 gene encoding zinc finger protein 883-like — protein sequence MITGFLLIGTGLALAYRKIKKAETAVQTPSRLPTMLIGTMERAVASQNGFILRSTDDILEKLVAAVKGDMQAWDLSDSPDSELPEYYFDTHCDDVMLRLKTFRFIPATRLYTKGNESKDISTQPHSTDDLLLANTLNDSYCWFDEPSSSLDTSTFPNNRDTLQREPRGSLLPDLFPVWKEFQLHHGVSLGLWAHLKDQRGSRSQRSQEADNLVEERSGRKKYNRDEFGKDFTVKASLKMHQVIHTGERPFSCGDCGKSFTRSGSLKRHQLIHTGERPFSCGDCGKSFTTSGHLKTHQLIHTGERPFSCGDCGKSFTESGNLKTHQLIHSGERPFSCDECGKSFTESGNLKTHQLIHTGERPFSCGDCGKSFTQSGHLKRHQLIHSGERPFSCDECGKSFTESGSLKRHQLIHTGERPFSCGDCGKSFTESGNLKTHQLIHSGERPFSCDECGKSFALSGSLKTHKLIHTGERPLNCGDCGKSFTESGSLKTHKLIHTGERPFSCGDCGKSFTQSGHLKRHQLIHSGERPFSCDECGKSFMSISHLKSHQLIHSGVKAYTCDQCGRAFTHSNNLQSHLVTHSGIKAYSCDICGKTFSRIGSRNTHLRIHTGHDVYSCDQCGKQFTTNTQLRRHMFTHTEERPYKCDLCEKTFKSPHYLKAHQQIHTRKTLQVQLL from the exons ATGAttacagggttcttgctgatcggcaCTGGCTtagccctggcttatcgaaaaataaagaaagcagaaacggctgttcaaaccccctcAAGGCTGCCCACTATGTTGATTGGAACAATGGAGCGAGCTGTGGCTTCTCAGAATGGGTTCATTCTACGCAGCACGGatgacatcttggagaagcttgtgGCTGCTGTGA AGGGAGACATGCAAGCATGGGACCTCTCAGACTCGCCAGACTCCGAATTGCCCGAGTATTACTTTGACACCCACTGTGATGATGTGATGCTGAGGCTCAAGACATTCCGATTCATCCCCGCCACACGCCT ATACACTAAGGGAAATGAGAGTAAGGATataagcacacagccccactccactGACGACCTGCTGTTGGCCAACACCCTCAACGACTCTTACTGCTGGTTTGATGAGCCATCAAGCAGCCTTGACACCTCCACCTTccccaacaatagagacactttg cagcgtgaaccacgtgggtctctgctccctgacctgtttcctgtttggaaagagttccagcttcatcacggagtttctctcggtttgtgggctcatctaaag gaccaacgtggatcgagaagtcagcgctctcaggaggccgacaatttagttgaagaaagaagtggaagaaaaaaatacaaccgTGACGAGTTTGGGAAAGATTTCACTGTGAAAGCTTCCCTAAAAatgcatcaggtcatccacaccggagagagaccgttcagctgtggagactgtggaaaatcttttaccaggtctggaagcttaaaaagacaccaactcatccacactggagagagaccgttcagctgtggagactgtggaaagtcttttaccacgtctggacacttaaaaacacaccaactcatccacactggagagagaccgttcagctgtggagactgtggaaagtcttttaccgagtctggaaacttaaaaacacaccaactcatccacagtggggagagaccgttcagctgtgacgagtgtggaaagtcttttaccgagtctggaaacttaaaaacacaccaactcatccacactggagagagaccgttcagctgtggagactgtggaaagtcttttacgcagtctggacacttaaaaagacaccaactgatccacagtggagagagaccgttcagctgtgatgagtgtggaaagtcttttaccgagtctggaagcttaaaaagacaccaactaatccacactggagagagaccgttcagctgtggagactgtggaaagtcttttaccgagtctggaaacttaaaaacacaccaactgatccacagtggagagagaccgttcagctgtgacgagtgtggaaagtcttttgccctctctggaagcttaaaaacacacaaactcatccacactggagagagaccgttaaactgtggagactgtggaaagtcttttaccgagtctggaagcttaaaaacacacaaacttatccacactggagagagaccgttcagctgtggagactgtggaaagtcttttacgcagtctggacacttaaaaagacaccaactaatccacagtggagagagaccgttcagctgtgacgagtgtggaaagtcttttatgAGCATTTCACACTTAAAATCAcatcaactcatccacagtggagttaaagcgtacacctgtgatcagtgtggcagagcttttactcacagtaacaacttacagagtcatctagttacccactctggaattaaggcgtacagctgtgacatttgtggaaaaactttcagccggATAGGGAGCCGAAAtacacacctacgcattcacaccggacatgatgtgtacagctgtgatcagtgtggtaaacagtttactacaaacacacagttacgacgtcacatgtttacccacactgaggaacgaccttataaatgtgacctgtgtgagaagacttttaaatctccacattACCTGaaagcacaccaacagatccacaccagaaagactctacaagtgcagttactgtga